A single region of the Acidimicrobiia bacterium genome encodes:
- a CDS encoding enoyl-CoA hydratase, translating to MAKTLRTETRERVRSIILSRPNQYNTITPTMRDELSAAIDEADRDPEVRVILLRAEGPAFCAGYGLDWATLAQSKSEQLPQRRQSGEQSGETATSTERVWDSVQDYLYMSRFVDCYMKLWYAKKPTIAAVHGWCIGGGTDLVLCADIIVAAHSAKFGYPPSRVWGIPTTAMWVYRLGLEKAKRYLLTGDEISAETAAQIGLILEAVPDDKLESHSFDLARRMAMLPLNQLIMIKLLCNQTVENMGFFSSRVLGTIFDGVARHTQEGLDFVQRALEVGWRQAVRERDDPFGDYGSAKRPS from the coding sequence ATGGCAAAGACACTGAGAACCGAGACTCGAGAGCGCGTACGATCGATCATCCTCTCGCGCCCCAATCAGTACAACACGATCACGCCCACTATGAGAGACGAGCTGTCTGCGGCTATCGACGAGGCCGACCGCGACCCAGAGGTCAGAGTGATCCTTCTCAGGGCAGAAGGACCTGCCTTCTGTGCGGGCTACGGACTCGACTGGGCGACTTTGGCTCAGTCTAAGTCTGAACAGCTACCCCAAAGACGACAAAGCGGGGAGCAAAGCGGGGAGACCGCTACCTCGACAGAGCGCGTGTGGGACTCCGTCCAAGACTATCTGTACATGAGCCGCTTCGTCGACTGTTACATGAAGCTCTGGTACGCCAAGAAGCCCACGATCGCTGCCGTACATGGTTGGTGCATCGGAGGAGGTACTGACTTGGTTTTGTGTGCAGATATTATCGTCGCCGCACACAGCGCCAAGTTCGGCTATCCGCCGTCAAGAGTATGGGGTATCCCAACTACAGCAATGTGGGTGTACCGACTGGGACTCGAAAAAGCCAAGCGCTACTTACTTACAGGAGACGAAATCTCAGCCGAAACGGCTGCCCAGATAGGTCTCATCCTAGAAGCCGTTCCCGACGACAAGCTCGAATCCCACTCCTTCGACCTAGCTCGGCGGATGGCGATGCTTCCCCTGAATCAACTGATCATGATCAAGTTGCTATGCAACCAGACTGTCGAAAACATGGGATTCTTTTCGAGCCGCGTCCTTGGCACGATCTTTGACGGAGTAGCCCGCCACACTCAAGAGGGTCTCGATTTCGTGCAAAGAGCTCTCGAGGTTGGATGGAGGCAAGCAGTTCGGGAGCGTGACGACCCCTTTGGCGACTACGGATCTGCCAAACGGCCGTCCTGA
- the folB gene encoding dihydroneopterin aldolase — protein MCAQEIIVQGLRLTGNHGVTPAERAMPQPFEVDIVAETESADAQKSDRLEDTVDYEMLCAQAQKVIAGPPFSLLERVAAEIAEAVLDLGGIGRVTVTVKKLHPPMDYAVAYTAARVTRLANHRDSTYHASIAAD, from the coding sequence ATGTGTGCACAGGAAATCATAGTTCAGGGGTTGAGGCTCACAGGCAATCACGGCGTCACCCCGGCAGAGCGGGCTATGCCTCAACCATTCGAAGTCGATATTGTCGCAGAGACGGAGTCAGCGGACGCTCAGAAATCCGATCGTCTCGAGGACACAGTTGACTACGAGATGCTGTGTGCTCAGGCTCAAAAGGTTATCGCAGGACCCCCTTTTTCACTGCTGGAACGCGTAGCAGCCGAGATTGCAGAGGCCGTCCTGGATTTGGGAGGGATTGGTCGCGTGACTGTCACGGTCAAGAAGCTCCATCCTCCCATGGATTACGCGGTAGCATACACAGCCGCGAGGGTGACGCGACTCGCAAACCATCGAGATTCGACGTACCACGCTTCGATAGCGGCCGATTAG
- the folK gene encoding 2-amino-4-hydroxy-6-hydroxymethyldihydropteridine diphosphokinase, with the protein MDSSRSEIAYKSVYAYVSLGSNMGNRREYLRSAMHEIARYDEIEVVAASSLYETSPVGGPLGQGPYLNAVALLRTRLEPVKLLEVCQRIEVSNGRQRDVRWGPRTLDIDILTWGQISLSTGALTIPHPRMYDRLFVLEPLLELGFIDGAGLDEERANQRFCELRADPSQKVAIVQDRRWWFRETPV; encoded by the coding sequence ATGGATTCATCACGCAGCGAGATTGCCTACAAATCGGTGTACGCCTACGTTTCGCTCGGCTCCAACATGGGAAACAGGCGTGAGTACCTAAGATCGGCCATGCACGAGATAGCCCGATACGACGAAATCGAAGTCGTAGCGGCATCTTCGCTTTACGAAACCTCGCCAGTGGGGGGACCTCTGGGTCAGGGTCCGTACCTGAATGCTGTCGCACTGTTACGGACCCGTTTAGAGCCCGTGAAGCTATTGGAGGTGTGCCAACGAATCGAAGTATCAAACGGCCGACAGAGAGACGTACGCTGGGGTCCTCGAACTCTTGACATCGATATTTTGACCTGGGGGCAAATATCGCTGAGCACTGGCGCTCTGACGATCCCCCATCCCCGTATGTACGATCGCCTGTTCGTGCTGGAACCGTTGCTAGAACTCGGCTTCATAGATGGCGCAGGCCTCGATGAGGAGAGGGCGAATCAAAGATTCTGTGAGCTACGCGCCGACCCGAGCCAGAAGGTCGCAATCGTACAAGATCGGCGCTGGTGGTTTAGGGAAACTCCTGTATAA
- a CDS encoding pantoate--beta-alanine ligase — MELLETKLEMTKLSRSWRRDGLEIGFVPTMGALHEGHLYLMRRARQDCDRLVVSVFVNPLQFGAGEDLDAYPRDLENDARLAEKVGCDALFAPSVVEMYPHKVETKVTVEGPSQGLCGGSRPGHFDGVATVVAKLFNIVEPDRAYFGKKDAQQLAVVRKIVDDLDFPVSIVGCPTVREPDGLAYSSRNQYLKKEARTAAVCLFGGLLEAAKLLESGERRADRLEKAVASVVDAEPLARLDYAELRDSTTIDKLDRVPENGEAILAVAAYLSNPGQDAPAARLIDNVFILSKDGRVSIDKGVVISGFASLAENRVG, encoded by the coding sequence ATGGAACTTCTAGAGACCAAATTGGAGATGACGAAACTCTCGAGATCGTGGAGGCGCGACGGTCTAGAGATCGGGTTCGTGCCAACCATGGGTGCCCTCCACGAAGGACACCTCTACCTGATGCGCCGAGCCCGCCAAGACTGTGATCGCCTGGTCGTATCTGTATTCGTAAATCCCTTGCAGTTCGGTGCGGGGGAAGATCTCGACGCCTACCCCCGCGACCTAGAAAACGATGCTCGGCTTGCCGAAAAAGTCGGTTGCGACGCTCTCTTTGCTCCCAGCGTTGTCGAGATGTATCCGCATAAAGTAGAGACAAAAGTAACCGTGGAAGGACCTTCCCAAGGACTGTGCGGAGGGTCCAGGCCCGGACACTTTGATGGCGTAGCCACCGTCGTTGCAAAGCTATTCAACATCGTCGAACCGGACAGAGCCTACTTTGGTAAAAAAGACGCTCAGCAGCTCGCTGTAGTGAGGAAAATCGTCGACGACCTCGACTTCCCCGTTTCTATCGTCGGCTGCCCCACCGTTAGAGAACCTGACGGTTTGGCGTATTCAAGTCGTAACCAATACCTAAAGAAAGAAGCCCGGACCGCAGCAGTGTGTCTGTTTGGAGGTCTTCTCGAAGCCGCAAAACTACTTGAAAGCGGCGAGAGGCGTGCGGATCGTCTCGAGAAGGCCGTCGCAAGCGTGGTCGACGCTGAGCCGCTAGCGCGTCTCGACTACGCAGAACTTCGTGACTCCACGACAATCGACAAACTCGATAGGGTTCCTGAAAACGGTGAGGCGATCCTGGCAGTCGCAGCATATTTATCGAATCCGGGGCAAGACGCCCCCGCTGCTCGTCTCATCGATAACGTGTTCATACTGTCCAAGGATGGGAGAGTATCGATCGACAAAGGTGTTGTAATATCGGGCTTCGCATCCTTAGCGGAGAACCGGGTGGGATAG
- a CDS encoding aspartate 1-decarboxylase, with protein MTRTMLKSKIHRVTVTDASLDYIGSITLDSTLMKAADILPNEQVHVLNLSNGARFETYAIEAEADSGTVCVNGAAARLVSPGDKVIILTYTTLSDEAAKKWSPSVIFVDEKNRIVVTSGGPGSE; from the coding sequence GTGACGCGAACCATGCTCAAATCGAAAATCCATAGGGTGACAGTTACCGATGCGAGCCTCGATTACATAGGGAGCATCACTCTCGACTCCACTCTCATGAAGGCAGCGGACATTCTCCCCAATGAACAGGTCCACGTCCTTAATCTGAGCAACGGAGCTAGGTTTGAGACCTATGCAATAGAGGCAGAGGCTGACTCTGGGACAGTATGTGTCAACGGAGCAGCTGCGCGACTCGTCAGCCCAGGAGACAAAGTCATAATCCTTACCTACACGACTCTTTCCGACGAAGCGGCCAAGAAATGGTCGCCCTCGGTCATTTTCGTTGACGAGAAGAACCGGATTGTCGTTACTTCTGGAGGACCCGGAAGCGAATAA
- the nadC gene encoding nicotinate-nucleotide diphosphorylase (carboxylating), with amino-acid sequence MSSTAEGHAHNLGELIEDFFSCDPTSVALTKLIDESVKGSINAKKAADPTSIRAEGVFIAKKEGVLAGTLPASLSVQVLDTDAQVHWDVSEGELFSPGDSLGTVNGCLQALLCAERTALNFLCHLSGVATLARAFVEEARKHNSEVVVRDTRKTLPGLRLFEKEAVRAGGAANHRIGLYDGILVKDNHLSAATSLGISHRDALFSLVAQCRKKFPALVVEVEADDETQAEMAAEAGADIVLCDNMSPEAVRRVVEAVRGRAKVEASGRITLDNIGSYAAAGADYIAVGSITHSAPAIDISFEIRKAWCA; translated from the coding sequence ATGAGCTCCACAGCAGAGGGGCACGCCCACAACTTGGGCGAATTGATCGAAGATTTTTTCAGTTGTGATCCCACATCTGTTGCGCTTACAAAGCTGATCGACGAATCCGTCAAAGGCAGCATCAATGCCAAGAAGGCAGCCGATCCGACATCGATCAGAGCTGAAGGCGTATTCATAGCAAAAAAGGAGGGGGTATTGGCAGGTACGCTCCCCGCATCCCTAAGTGTTCAGGTCTTGGATACCGACGCCCAAGTGCACTGGGATGTATCGGAAGGCGAGCTATTCAGCCCAGGAGATTCTTTGGGAACGGTAAACGGTTGTTTGCAGGCCCTCCTGTGCGCAGAACGGACCGCTCTCAACTTTCTTTGTCACCTGAGTGGAGTAGCGACGCTCGCAAGAGCTTTTGTGGAAGAAGCTAGAAAGCACAATTCTGAGGTGGTAGTAAGGGACACCAGAAAAACGCTTCCAGGCCTCCGCCTCTTCGAAAAAGAAGCTGTGCGGGCAGGTGGAGCTGCAAATCACCGGATAGGCTTGTACGACGGAATCCTCGTAAAAGACAATCACTTGAGTGCCGCAACGTCGCTTGGCATTTCGCATCGAGATGCTCTTTTTAGCCTAGTAGCTCAATGCAGGAAAAAATTCCCGGCGCTTGTCGTAGAAGTCGAGGCGGATGACGAAACACAGGCCGAGATGGCAGCTGAAGCCGGAGCCGACATAGTCCTCTGCGACAACATGTCACCCGAAGCCGTGAGGCGGGTGGTTGAAGCGGTGAGAGGTCGCGCTAAAGTCGAGGCCTCGGGACGGATCACTTTGGACAACATAGGGAGTTATGCAGCCGCAGGCGCGGACTATATCGCTGTAGGGTCTATCACCCACTCGGCTCCGGCAATAGACATCTCGTTTGAGATTCGAAAGGCGTGGTGCGCCTGA
- a CDS encoding type III pantothenate kinase, with protein sequence MLLAIDVGNTQTVLGLFDDKAVRDALRAHWRISTEESRTADELALILRQLVDSAGFRIEEVRSVALCSVVPKVTASLRAVCAKHLGVDPLVLAPGVKSGMPILYDNPKEVGADRVANGVAAYEEYGGPAIVVDFGTATTFDAISKDGEYLGGAIAPGIEVASRALFDAAAGLRRVELVAPRQAIGRNTTESLQSGIVFGVAGQVDSMIERIRNELDGDVVTIATGGLAPLVISHCKLVQHHDAFLTLKGLVIIYRRNG encoded by the coding sequence ATGCTCCTTGCTATAGACGTTGGAAACACTCAAACGGTATTGGGTCTCTTTGACGACAAGGCTGTTCGAGACGCCCTAAGAGCACACTGGCGGATATCTACGGAGGAAAGCCGCACAGCTGATGAGCTAGCCCTGATCCTGCGCCAACTTGTCGACTCTGCAGGATTCAGGATCGAAGAAGTCCGCAGTGTCGCTTTGTGCTCGGTCGTCCCAAAGGTAACGGCGTCCTTGAGAGCGGTGTGCGCTAAGCATTTAGGCGTAGATCCTCTGGTTCTCGCTCCAGGCGTAAAAAGCGGCATGCCCATCCTCTACGACAACCCCAAAGAGGTCGGAGCCGACCGAGTTGCCAACGGGGTTGCGGCTTACGAGGAGTACGGAGGGCCTGCAATTGTGGTTGACTTTGGCACTGCCACGACCTTCGATGCCATAAGTAAGGACGGCGAGTACTTGGGAGGGGCCATTGCACCCGGAATTGAGGTTGCCTCAAGAGCTCTTTTCGACGCCGCAGCCGGACTGCGCCGAGTGGAGCTTGTAGCACCAAGACAAGCAATAGGTAGGAACACCACTGAGAGCCTCCAGTCCGGTATCGTCTTCGGGGTAGCCGGGCAAGTTGACTCGATGATCGAGCGGATCCGTAACGAGTTGGACGGAGACGTGGTCACGATCGCCACGGGAGGGTTGGCCCCGTTGGTCATATCCCACTGCAAGCTCGTCCAACACCATGATGCCTTCCTCACACTGAAAGGGCTTGTAATCATTTACAGGCGGAACGGATAG
- the lysS gene encoding lysine--tRNA ligase, giving the protein MLGSDSLFKPTTTSADLRVRYASLQPDSTTGDLAAVAGRVVAHRDTGKLVFAVIKDGSGTIQLFCPASIGDPSFRTAKDLILGDIVGAEGEVLTTKTGELSIRPEKLVLITRPKRPLPGKWHGITDVETRYRKRYLDFILNDDARAVLVARAKVLASIRHTLDQQGFLEVETPILQPLPGGAAARPFVARYEALETDVYLRVAPELYHKRILVGGIERIYEIGRCFRNEGISTRHNPEFTMLEAYMAYGNYKDMMVLTQKLVADAATACTGKTKIEYRGMTIDLAAPWKEVPMLDLVAEVSGMEFGPETPVENAQAAARSLGLEVDESWGVGKLAFYIYDKVCESKLDKPTFVTGFPVEVSPLAKPSPENPWIAERFEAVIAGRELVNAFSELSDPDEQARRLQEQARKRAAGDEEAMVYDEDFVTALEYGMPPAGGLGMGIDRLVMLLTNSTSIREVIAFPQLRPERQ; this is encoded by the coding sequence ATCTTGGGCTCCGACTCCCTATTCAAGCCGACCACAACCTCTGCCGACCTTAGAGTCCGCTATGCGTCGTTGCAGCCAGATTCCACAACGGGAGATCTGGCGGCAGTTGCCGGGAGAGTGGTAGCGCACAGGGACACAGGCAAGCTAGTCTTTGCCGTGATCAAGGATGGAAGTGGGACGATACAACTTTTCTGTCCTGCCTCTATTGGCGATCCCTCCTTTCGAACAGCCAAAGATTTGATTCTCGGCGACATAGTGGGCGCCGAAGGAGAGGTCCTGACGACCAAAACAGGCGAACTGTCCATACGTCCAGAGAAGCTAGTCCTCATCACAAGGCCCAAACGCCCTCTACCAGGTAAGTGGCACGGTATCACCGACGTCGAGACCCGATACCGGAAGCGCTATCTGGATTTCATTCTCAATGACGATGCCAGGGCTGTCCTAGTCGCTCGGGCAAAAGTGCTCGCCTCAATTAGGCACACGCTGGACCAACAGGGATTTCTCGAGGTCGAAACCCCAATTTTACAGCCACTTCCCGGCGGTGCAGCTGCCCGACCTTTCGTGGCCCGCTACGAGGCTCTCGAGACCGATGTTTACCTGCGCGTAGCTCCCGAGCTTTACCATAAGCGAATCCTCGTGGGGGGAATCGAGCGCATTTATGAAATCGGACGCTGCTTTAGAAACGAGGGGATCTCCACTCGCCACAACCCAGAATTCACCATGCTCGAGGCCTACATGGCTTATGGAAATTACAAGGACATGATGGTACTCACCCAGAAGCTGGTAGCAGACGCAGCCACGGCTTGCACTGGCAAAACCAAGATAGAGTACCGCGGCATGACAATAGACCTTGCTGCCCCATGGAAAGAGGTCCCCATGCTCGACCTAGTAGCCGAGGTATCGGGCATGGAGTTTGGTCCGGAAACCCCAGTAGAAAATGCGCAAGCCGCTGCCCGCTCCCTCGGCCTTGAAGTCGATGAGTCCTGGGGCGTAGGAAAGCTCGCCTTTTATATCTACGACAAAGTCTGCGAGAGCAAACTCGACAAACCTACCTTCGTAACGGGATTTCCGGTCGAGGTAAGTCCTCTAGCCAAACCATCACCGGAAAATCCGTGGATAGCAGAGCGATTCGAGGCGGTCATAGCCGGACGCGAGCTAGTAAATGCATTCAGTGAGCTTTCAGACCCTGACGAGCAGGCAAGGCGCTTACAAGAACAGGCACGGAAGAGGGCTGCTGGCGACGAGGAAGCAATGGTTTATGACGAGGACTTCGTCACGGCTCTTGAGTATGGGATGCCTCCTGCAGGTGGATTGGGAATGGGCATTG